The Anastrepha ludens isolate Willacy chromosome 2, idAnaLude1.1, whole genome shotgun sequence genome contains a region encoding:
- the LOC128860778 gene encoding trafficking protein particle complex subunit 1 — translation MTIYHLYIFDKFGNMLYYAEWNRTKKSGVSREEEAKLTYGMLFSIKSFVSKISPHDPREGFLYYKTNRYALHYLETPSGLKFVLYTDTAALNVKELLQQLYSKVWVEYVVRDPLWSPGTPVTSELFQTKLDEFIKQSSLYGIRNI, via the exons ATGACTATATATCATTTATACATTTTCGATAAATTCGGCAATATGCTGTACTACGCAGAATGGAACCGCACGAAAAAGTCTGGTGTTAGCAGAGAAGAG GAAGCTAAACTCACGTATGGCAtgcttttttcaattaaatcctTTGTGAGTAAAATATCACCTCATGATCCTCGCGAGGGATTTCTCTACTACAAAACTAACAGATATGCCCTTCACTATTTGGAGACGCCCTCTGGTCTAAA ATTTGTGCTGTACACCGACACTGCTGCACTGAATGTAAAGGAACTGTTGCAGCAGTTGTACAGTAAAGTGTGGGTAGAGTATGTCGTGCGCGATCCACTGTGGTCACCTGGCACTCCCGTGACATCGGAACTGTTTCAAACAAAGTTAGATGAGTTTATAAAGCAGTCATCCCTCTACGGCATTCGTAATATTTGA